Part of the Acidobacteriota bacterium genome, CCGTGGGCATCACCACCACCAGGAGGGGGACCTTGGCGCTCCCCGTGGGCTCCGGCGCGGGCGCCGGGTACAGCGGCGCCCCGTGAGGGGGGGCGCCGAAGCCGGGGGGCGGCATCAGGGGCGGCGCGAAAGACGGTACGGCCGCGGTCCCCGGCCGGGGAGCGGGCGCGGCGGGGGGGGCGGTGAAGACGATGCGCGCCCGGCCCACCTGGATGACGTCGCCGCTGAGCAGGGGCCTCGACCCGGCGATCCTCTGGTCGTTGACCTTGGTCCCGTTGCTGCTGCCCATGTCGGTGACCTGCCAGGTCCCGCCGTTGGCCGGGCGGATCTCGGCGTGGTACGTCGAGGTGAAGCCGTCGTCCAGCACGATGTCGTTCTGCGGGGCCCGGCCGATCTTGATGGAGGTCCCCGTGAGGTGAACCTCGAACTCCTTCCCGGCGCCGGTGGTGACGTGCAGCCCGGGCCCGGACGGCGCCGGCTGGCCCATCATCGCCGTCCCGCCCGGGGTCATGGCGGGAGGGCCGCCGACCGGCATGTAGCCGGTCGCGGGGGCGGCCGGGACGACCGGGGCGCCCTGCCCCAGGGTGAAAACGAACTTCGTGTGGCCGATCTGGACGATGTCGCCGGTCTGGATGGGGTGGCTGCCCGAGATCCGCTGGTTGTTGAGCCGGGTG contains:
- a CDS encoding FHA domain-containing protein, which produces MTTNPTSLAKLFITLPNGSTQEKELQAVEFRIGRGPQNDLVLDDSFASTQHAAFRLEAGAWVIHDFGSANGTRLNNQRISGSHPIQTGDIVQIGHTKFVFTLGQGAPVVPAAPATGYMPVGGPPAMTPGGTAMMGQPAPSGPGLHVTTGAGKEFEVHLTGTSIKIGRAPQNDIVLDDGFTSTYHAEIRPANGGTWQVTDMGSSNGTKVNDQRIAGSRPLLSGDVIQVGRARIVFTAPPAAPAPRPGTAAVPSFAPPLMPPPGFGAPPHGAPLYPAPAPEPTGSAKVPLLVVVMPT